The following are encoded in a window of Rosa chinensis cultivar Old Blush chromosome 4, RchiOBHm-V2, whole genome shotgun sequence genomic DNA:
- the LOC112200617 gene encoding putative vesicle-associated membrane protein 726 — protein sequence MGQQSLIYSFVARGTVILAEYTEFTGNFTSIASQCLQKLPASNNKFTYNCDGHTFNYLVENGFTYCVVAAESAGRQIPIAYLERIKDDFNKRYAGGKAGTATANGLNREFGPKLKEHMKYCVDHPEEINKLAKVKAQVTEVKGVMMENIEKVLDRGEKIELLVDKTDNLRSQAQDFKQQGTKMRRKMWFQNMKMKLIVVGIVVALGLVIFLSACGGFKCVSD from the exons ATGGGGCAGCAATCTCTGATCTATAGCTTCGTGGCTCGAGGCACTGTGATTCTTGCCGAGTACACAGAGTTCACCGGAAATTTCACCAGCATCGCCTCTCAATGCCTCCAGAAGCTTCCTGCCTCCAACAACAAGTTCACCTACAATTGCGATGGCCACACCTTCAATTACCTCGTCGAAAACGGCTTCA CCTACTGTGTAGTTGCAGCTGAATCTGCAGGTAGGCAAATTCCCATTGCCTATCTAGAGAGAATCAAGGATGATTTCAACAAAAGATATGCTGGTGGAAAAGCTGGGACTGCAACAGCCAATGGACTGAACAGAGAATTTGG ACCAAAGCTGAAGGAGCACATGAAGTACTGTGTGGATCATCCTGAAGAGATCAACAAGCTTGCAAAAGTGAAGGCTCAGGTTACTGAGGTCAAGGGTGTTATGATGGAAAATATTGAGAAG GTTCTTGACCGTGGTGAGAAGATTGAGCTGTTGGTGGATAAAACTGATAATCTCCGCTCTCAG GCCCAAGATTTCAAGCAACAAGGAACAAAAATGAGAAGGAAGATGTGGTTTCAGAATATGAAGATGAAGTTGATTGTTGTGGGGATTGTTGTTGCCTTAGGCCTCGTCATATTTTTGTCTGCTTGCGGTGGTTTCAAGTGTGTTTCAGATTAA